A genomic stretch from Caulobacter sp. FWC2 includes:
- a CDS encoding DUF5990 family protein — translation MARIDLTLRIILADPPPGVVFSKQDAKNHPVDPVRSEGDLSFDIPITLTSTPQGLRPGGGFVRTDGRGRFVYIASGRAAGDCQTEWQRRIKIYLHDLPADLVAGDVVEATIAGRAKDGGPACATVPLLKTWARATS, via the coding sequence ATGGCCAGGATCGATCTCACCTTGCGGATCATCCTGGCCGACCCACCGCCTGGCGTGGTCTTTTCCAAGCAGGACGCCAAGAACCACCCGGTCGATCCGGTGAGGTCAGAGGGCGACCTCTCCTTCGACATTCCGATCACCCTGACCTCGACGCCGCAGGGCCTTCGCCCCGGCGGCGGCTTCGTGCGGACCGACGGCCGGGGACGGTTCGTCTACATCGCCTCGGGCCGCGCGGCGGGCGACTGCCAGACAGAGTGGCAGCGGCGGATCAAGATCTACCTGCACGACCTGCCAGCCGACCTTGTCGCGGGTGACGTGGTTGAGGCGACCATCGCCGGCCGCGCCAAGGACGGCGGGCCAGCCTGCGCCACTGTGCCCCTGCTCAAGACGTGGGCGCGCGCTACGTCCTGA
- the metK gene encoding methionine adenosyltransferase: MSRSSYIFTSESVSEGHPDKVADRISDTVVDAFLTADSEARVACETLVTTNRIVLAGEVRAGKPDGDKKANKELTKDILASLEPKVRAAIKDIGYEQKGFHWQKAKYSNFLHGQSAHIAQGVDATEKKDEGAGDQGIMFGYASTETPELMPATLQYSHNVLKRLAELRHSGELSELEPDAKSQVTLEYDGAGRPVRVVSIVVSHQHKKKIDGKAATSKRVLDLIKPHILPVFPDGLITKKTQWLVNPTGRFEIGGPDGDAGVTGRKIIVDTYGGAAPHGGGAFSGKDPTKVDRSAAYACRYLAKNVVASGLADRCTIQIAYAIGVAQPVSFHVDLHGTGKVDPAILEKVLPQLIGGATPRAIREHLQLNRPIYARTAAYGHFGRTPDNEGGFSWEKTDLVGELKGLA, translated from the coding sequence TTGAGCCGTTCGTCCTACATTTTCACCAGCGAGAGCGTCTCCGAAGGTCACCCCGACAAGGTCGCCGACCGTATCAGCGACACCGTCGTCGACGCCTTCCTGACCGCCGATTCCGAGGCGCGCGTCGCCTGCGAGACCCTGGTGACGACCAACCGCATCGTCCTGGCCGGCGAGGTTCGCGCCGGTAAGCCGGACGGCGACAAGAAGGCCAACAAGGAACTGACCAAGGACATCCTCGCCTCGCTCGAGCCCAAGGTTCGCGCGGCGATCAAGGATATCGGCTACGAGCAAAAGGGCTTCCACTGGCAGAAGGCGAAGTACTCGAACTTCCTGCACGGCCAGTCGGCGCACATCGCCCAGGGCGTGGACGCCACCGAAAAGAAGGACGAGGGCGCCGGCGACCAGGGCATCATGTTCGGCTATGCCAGCACCGAGACCCCGGAGCTGATGCCGGCCACCCTGCAATACAGCCATAACGTGCTGAAGCGCTTGGCCGAGCTGCGTCACAGCGGCGAGCTCTCGGAGCTGGAGCCGGACGCCAAGAGCCAGGTGACCTTGGAATATGATGGCGCCGGCCGTCCCGTGCGCGTCGTCTCGATCGTCGTGAGCCATCAGCACAAGAAGAAGATCGACGGCAAGGCCGCGACCTCCAAGCGCGTGCTGGACCTGATCAAGCCGCACATCCTGCCGGTCTTCCCGGACGGCCTGATCACCAAGAAGACCCAATGGCTGGTCAATCCGACGGGCCGCTTCGAGATCGGTGGTCCGGACGGCGACGCCGGCGTCACCGGCCGCAAGATCATCGTCGACACCTACGGCGGCGCGGCCCCGCACGGCGGCGGCGCGTTCTCGGGCAAGGATCCGACCAAGGTCGACCGCTCGGCCGCTTATGCCTGCCGCTACCTGGCCAAGAACGTCGTGGCCTCGGGCCTGGCCGACCGCTGCACCATCCAGATCGCCTATGCGATCGGCGTGGCTCAGCCCGTCTCGTTCCACGTCGATCTGCACGGCACCGGCAAGGTCGATCCGGCGATCCTGGAAAAGGTCCTGCCGCAGCTGATCGGCGGCGCCACCCCGCGCGCCATCCGCGAACACCTGCAGCTGAACCGTCCGATCTACGCCCGCACCGCCGCCTACGGCCACTTTGGCCGCACGCCGGACAACGAAGGCGGCTTCTCGTGGGAGAAGACCGACCTCGTGGGCGAGCTGAAGGGCCTGGCGTAA
- the ppa gene encoding inorganic diphosphatase yields the protein MDLSKIPTGANPPYDLNAIIEIPQGGEPVKYEIDKESGALMVDRFLHTAMFYPANYGFIPHTLADDGDPADIMVVGPTPVVPGAIIRCRPIGTLMMVDEAGSDEKILAVPVDKLHPFYTGVSSWRDLPTILTEQIAHFFQHYKDLEKGKSTKISGWADIEETADIIRTAIKRYNETY from the coding sequence ATGGACCTCTCCAAGATCCCGACCGGCGCCAACCCGCCTTACGACCTCAACGCCATCATCGAGATCCCGCAGGGCGGCGAGCCGGTGAAGTACGAGATCGACAAGGAAAGCGGCGCCCTGATGGTCGACCGCTTCCTGCACACCGCGATGTTCTATCCGGCCAACTACGGGTTCATCCCGCACACCCTGGCCGATGACGGCGACCCGGCCGACATCATGGTTGTGGGCCCGACCCCCGTGGTGCCGGGCGCGATCATCCGCTGTCGTCCGATCGGCACCCTGATGATGGTCGACGAGGCCGGCTCGGACGAAAAGATCCTGGCCGTGCCGGTCGACAAGCTGCACCCGTTCTACACGGGCGTGTCCAGCTGGCGCGACCTGCCGACCATCCTGACCGAGCAGATCGCCCACTTCTTCCAGCACTACAAGGATCTGGAAAAGGGCAAATCGACCAAGATCAGCGGCTGGGCCGATATCGAAGAGACCGCCGACATCATCCGCACCGCGATCAAGCGCTACAACGAGACCTACTAG
- the trmB gene encoding tRNA (guanosine(46)-N7)-methyltransferase TrmB, giving the protein MTSAPIPHGPLRSFGRIKARPVKPRQQVLLDTLLPEIAVPQGPFQPLDLMPEAKSVWLEIGFGGGEHMAAQAGRAPETLVIGAEPFVNGVASAVRHVEEQALKNVRIHEGDARDVVDWLPDACLDRVFIMFPDPWHKARHNKRRLIQPEFVAKLARVMKPGAALRFATDWADYGEWTTERVLADPNFRFADANADRNAIPADHVTTRYEEKKLGDCAPVFLDFLRT; this is encoded by the coding sequence ATGACCTCCGCTCCCATCCCTCACGGACCGCTGCGCTCGTTCGGCCGCATTAAGGCGCGCCCGGTGAAGCCGCGCCAGCAGGTCCTGCTCGACACCCTGCTGCCCGAGATCGCCGTGCCGCAAGGCCCGTTCCAGCCGCTGGACCTGATGCCGGAGGCCAAGAGCGTGTGGCTGGAGATCGGCTTCGGCGGCGGAGAGCACATGGCCGCCCAGGCGGGCCGCGCGCCCGAGACGCTGGTCATCGGCGCAGAGCCGTTCGTCAACGGCGTGGCCAGCGCTGTGCGTCACGTCGAAGAGCAGGCGCTGAAGAACGTCCGCATCCATGAGGGCGACGCTCGCGACGTGGTCGACTGGCTGCCCGACGCCTGCCTTGACCGGGTCTTCATCATGTTCCCCGACCCCTGGCACAAGGCGCGTCACAACAAGCGCCGCCTGATCCAGCCCGAGTTCGTCGCCAAACTGGCGCGCGTCATGAAGCCGGGCGCGGCCCTGCGCTTCGCCACCGACTGGGCCGACTACGGCGAGTGGACGACCGAGCGCGTGCTGGCCGATCCGAACTTCCGCTTCGCCGACGCCAACGCCGATCGCAACGCGATCCCGGCGGACCACGTGACCACGCGCTACGAGGAAAAGAAGCTGGGCGACTGCGCGCCGGTGTTCCTGGACTTCCTCAGGACGTAG
- the rimP gene encoding ribosome maturation factor RimP has product MRGKTQEDRDLIDMLDPVAETLGYEIVRLRLMGGAEQRRLQIMAEHPLQEDGSGGDMNVEDCAKLSRGISEILDAADPITGEYTLEVSSPGIDRPLTRLKDFNDYAGLEARIELDRVAEGRKRFKGELAGIEDDQVGLNIEGEDDVTVYFPFAWIIDAKLVMTDTLMERGAKQRAARIQSDNDDLSESEED; this is encoded by the coding sequence GTGCGCGGTAAGACGCAAGAAGACCGTGATCTGATCGATATGCTCGATCCCGTGGCCGAAACCCTTGGCTACGAGATCGTCCGGCTGCGCCTGATGGGCGGCGCCGAGCAGCGTCGCCTGCAGATCATGGCCGAACATCCGCTGCAGGAAGACGGCAGCGGTGGCGACATGAATGTCGAGGATTGCGCGAAGCTCTCGCGCGGCATTTCCGAAATTCTCGACGCCGCCGACCCGATCACCGGCGAATATACGCTGGAGGTCTCCAGCCCCGGCATCGACAGGCCGCTGACCCGCCTGAAGGACTTCAACGACTATGCCGGCCTCGAGGCTCGCATCGAACTCGACCGCGTCGCCGAGGGCCGCAAGCGCTTCAAGGGCGAGCTGGCCGGGATCGAGGACGATCAGGTCGGCCTGAACATCGAGGGCGAGGACGACGTCACCGTGTACTTCCCCTTCGCCTGGATCATCGACGCCAAGCTCGTCATGACCGACACCCTGATGGAGCGGGGCGCAAAGCAGCGCGCCGCCCGCATCCAATCCGACAACGACGACCTGTCCGAAAGTGAAGAGGACTGA